A single Aquificaceae bacterium DNA region contains:
- a CDS encoding DUF4212 domain-containing protein: MLPKEQLESYWRENRNLMILVLLIWALVSYGTALISGWLNKIVIFGFPLGYYMGAQGALIVFLILIIFYAKKMDSVDKKYGVEED, from the coding sequence ATGCTGCCAAAAGAACAGCTGGAAAGCTATTGGCGGGAGAACCGAAACCTTATGATTCTGGTTCTCCTAATCTGGGCTCTTGTCTCCTACGGTACAGCTCTTATATCGGGCTGGCTCAACAAAATAGTTATATTTGGTTTCCCTCTTGGTTATTACATGGGGGCTCAGGGTGCTTTGATAGTTTTCCTTATTCTTATCATCTTTTATGCAAAGAAAATGGACAGTGTAGATAAAAAATACGGAGTAGAGGAGGATTAA